A single region of the Plantactinospora soyae genome encodes:
- a CDS encoding carbohydrate ABC transporter permease, with protein MTTVTNDGAGAGPEAHIRAPRRATRFTGGRIASHAVMALMTVYFLLPFWWLLVAATKDNDGLFGSAPLWFADENNFFDNLSLLFSQENGVYLKWLGNSALYSVVSGVGATAIAALAGYAFAKLRFPGRNVLFAALLGLIMVPATALVLPTYLLMSEVGLTDTIWAVILPSLLNPFGVYLLRVYAHDSVPDAMLEAARIDGAGELRVFRSVALPAMRPALVTVLLFTMVATWNNFFLPLVMLSDNTLFPLTVGLRTWYMSATIGNGGPALFNVIVVGALVAIVPLIVAFLLLQRYWRGGLTIGALK; from the coding sequence GTGACCACGGTGACCAACGACGGCGCCGGGGCCGGTCCCGAGGCGCACATCCGGGCCCCGCGCCGGGCGACCCGGTTCACCGGCGGCCGGATCGCCTCGCACGCGGTGATGGCGCTGATGACGGTGTACTTCCTGCTGCCGTTCTGGTGGCTGCTGGTCGCGGCGACCAAGGACAACGACGGCCTGTTCGGCTCGGCGCCACTCTGGTTCGCCGACGAGAACAACTTCTTCGACAACCTGTCCCTGCTGTTCAGCCAGGAGAACGGTGTCTACCTGAAGTGGCTCGGCAACTCGGCGCTCTACTCGGTGGTGAGCGGCGTCGGGGCGACCGCGATCGCGGCACTGGCCGGGTACGCCTTCGCCAAGCTGCGCTTCCCCGGCCGCAACGTGCTGTTCGCCGCGCTGCTCGGCCTGATCATGGTGCCGGCCACCGCGCTGGTGCTGCCGACGTACCTGCTGATGAGCGAGGTCGGGCTCACCGACACGATCTGGGCGGTGATCCTGCCCTCGCTGCTCAACCCGTTCGGGGTCTACCTGCTGCGGGTCTACGCCCACGACTCGGTGCCGGACGCGATGCTGGAGGCCGCCCGGATCGACGGCGCCGGCGAACTGCGGGTCTTCCGCAGCGTCGCGCTGCCGGCGATGCGTCCGGCGCTGGTCACGGTGCTGCTGTTCACGATGGTGGCGACCTGGAACAACTTCTTCCTGCCACTGGTCATGCTCAGCGACAACACGCTGTTCCCGCTCACCGTCGGGCTCCGCACCTGGTACATGTCGGCCACCATCGGCAACGGCGGACCGGCCCTGTTCAACGTCATCGTGGTCGGCGCGCTGGTGGCGATCGTGCCGTTGATCGTCGCGTTCCTGCTGCTACAGCGGTACTGGCGCGGCGGCCTGACCATCGGCGCACTCAAGTGA
- the arfA gene encoding arabinosylfuranosidase ArfA produces MLAASVVLDPAAVVAPVSRRTFGSFVEHMGRCVYTGIHEPGHPQADEDGFRTDVLALTRELGVTMVRYPGGNFVSGYRWEDGVGPVAQRPRRRDLAWHSIETNQVGIDEFARWAAKADVEIMYAVNLGTRGVQEALDVHEYVNHAEGTQLSELRRANGAAKPYGITLWCLGNELDGPWQTGHKTAQEYGLLAAATARALRSAEPGLELVACGSSSSAMPTFGSWEATVLEHAYDVVDYVSCHAYYEELDGDLGSFLASAVDMDHFVDSIVATADSVGARLRSKKKINISFDEWNVWYLSRFQGQEPRADWPVAPRVIEDEYNVADAVVVGNLLISLLRHSDRVTAACQAQLVNVIAPIRTEPGGPAWRQTIFHPFAKTAALARGSVLHTRLDSPTYATARHGEVAVVDAVATYDGEDGDLVIFAVNRDQTDSVELTVDLHLFNADLHLAEAWTLTDDDLRATNTREQPDRVTPVPAQRVTVDGGTLRVVLPRVSWSAIRLHPARATR; encoded by the coding sequence ATGCTCGCCGCATCCGTTGTCCTCGACCCTGCCGCCGTGGTGGCGCCGGTCAGCCGCCGCACGTTCGGCTCCTTCGTGGAGCACATGGGGCGGTGCGTCTACACCGGCATCCACGAGCCGGGCCATCCGCAGGCGGACGAGGACGGCTTCCGTACCGACGTACTGGCCCTGACCCGGGAGCTGGGCGTCACGATGGTCCGCTATCCGGGCGGCAACTTCGTCTCCGGGTACCGCTGGGAGGACGGCGTCGGGCCGGTGGCGCAGCGACCGCGCCGACGGGACCTGGCCTGGCACAGCATCGAGACGAACCAGGTCGGCATCGACGAGTTCGCCCGTTGGGCGGCCAAGGCCGACGTCGAGATCATGTACGCGGTGAACCTCGGCACCCGGGGCGTCCAGGAGGCGCTGGACGTGCACGAGTACGTCAACCACGCCGAGGGCACCCAGCTGTCCGAGCTGCGCCGGGCCAACGGGGCGGCGAAGCCGTACGGGATCACGCTCTGGTGCCTCGGCAACGAGCTGGACGGCCCGTGGCAGACCGGCCACAAGACCGCCCAGGAGTACGGCCTGCTCGCCGCCGCCACGGCAAGGGCGCTGCGCTCCGCCGAGCCGGGCCTGGAGCTGGTGGCCTGCGGCAGCTCCAGCTCCGCCATGCCGACCTTCGGCAGCTGGGAAGCCACCGTGTTGGAGCACGCCTACGACGTGGTGGACTACGTCTCCTGCCACGCCTACTACGAGGAGTTGGACGGGGACCTCGGCTCGTTCCTGGCCAGCGCGGTCGACATGGACCACTTCGTGGACAGCATCGTGGCCACGGCCGACAGCGTGGGCGCCCGGCTGCGCAGCAAGAAGAAGATCAACATCTCGTTCGACGAGTGGAACGTCTGGTACCTGTCCCGGTTCCAGGGCCAGGAGCCGCGCGCCGACTGGCCGGTGGCGCCCCGGGTGATCGAGGACGAGTACAACGTCGCGGACGCGGTCGTCGTCGGCAACCTGCTGATCTCCCTGCTCCGGCACAGCGACCGGGTCACCGCCGCCTGCCAGGCGCAGCTGGTCAACGTGATCGCGCCGATCCGTACCGAACCCGGCGGGCCGGCCTGGCGTCAGACGATCTTCCATCCGTTCGCCAAGACCGCGGCGCTGGCCCGGGGGAGCGTGCTGCACACCCGGCTCGACTCGCCGACGTACGCCACCGCCCGGCACGGCGAGGTGGCCGTGGTCGACGCCGTCGCCACCTACGACGGTGAGGACGGCGACCTGGTGATCTTCGCCGTCAACCGCGACCAGACCGATTCCGTGGAGTTGACCGTGGACCTGCACCTGTTCAACGCGGACCTGCACCTCGCCGAGGCGTGGACCCTGACCGACGACGACCTGCGGGCCACCAACACGCGGGAGCAGCCCGACCGGGTCACCCCGGTTCCGGCGCAGCGGGTGACGGTCGACGGTGGCACGCTGCGCGTCGTACTGCCCCGGGTGTCGTGGAGCGCGATCCGGCTGCACCCGGCGCGGGCCACCCGATGA